Part of the Acropora muricata isolate sample 2 unplaced genomic scaffold, ASM3666990v1 scaffold_33, whole genome shotgun sequence genome, CTTCAAAACATTTGCAAAACTTCAGAAGGTGTGAGTGAGCTAGCATTGCTTTGGTTTCAGTTAGGATTGGAGAACATAAAAACGAACAGGCCATGACAAAATCCCGCCAGAGTTCTAGGTCACTCTTTGGCAATATGTTCCACAAAGCATATATGGAAAATAAAACAGTAAATGATTTCCACTGGTCAGCAGTGAAACCCCCATAGCTGTTCCTAATCTTTTTGGGCATCCTTCCAACGCTGGCTGGAACTTTCACCATGTCTAGTTTATCTTGGATATGAAGCAGGTCTTTCTTTTCAATCAATGGCTTGTCTGAATCCAGCCAAATATTCTTCAAAACATGTTTTGCTGTACCTGTAAACAGGTTGTGCATTGGATCCACAATATGAAAACGTACACAATCAAAATAAGGCAGTTGCATGAGTTCAGTATATCTGGTGCCATATTTTTGCTCCAAGCCTGCACAGTCACCTGCTGAGGTTTGGTTCAGGATCTCTTCTGCTTGTTCTCGGTGTTGAAAGTTATTTCTCACAGGACAAGGATCAAATCCAGAAAAATCAATTTTCGTGGTCACTGTACCAGGAAAATACTTGTTACACTTTGAGCAACCTTTACTTGAAGCATGACCTGTGAAGCCACAAACTTTCCTTGCTGCAGGGACATCACATCCCACACAAAGAAGTGCAGCATGAAATAATGTTGTTGAAGTTGAACCATGTGGTTTAATACTCACACCATCTTTCCATAAAACATTCAATTCAGCTACAAGGGGTTGCAAGTAGGTATTAATGTTTAGTTTTGGCTCATGGGGCCCTGGAATGACCCCtactaaaaacaaattttctgaCTTGAACCTTTCAGTCCTTGGTAAATTCATTAACACCATGTAAAGAGCTCCTACGCTGTATAATGAATGTTTAAAAGGCTGAAACCAGTCCACATTCAGCATGAAAGCATAGTTTCTGGGTGCTGCAAGGTATGGATTCCCATCCACATACTGCCATTCTTTCCAAACTCGTCCATCAAATACGTCAGCCAGAAATCCATCAGGAACATCCCTTCTCCTCCACATTTCACATTTTGCCTCAAAACCAGGCCTCAGAAGAAATTGCTTGAGATTTTCTACAATGCTGTTATAGCAATAAACTTTGAAAGGATATAATTTGGTTTCACCACTCTTCAATGACACTTGTTTTAAAAGTGGCTCACCACATTTTGTGCGGCGAAAAATCTGACGATGATGCGGAAACTGGACAAATTCACACTTCTTTGTTACTCTTCTTCCATGCAGTTGTTCATAACAATCTTCAAAGTTATACAGGCTGTGACACTTTGGACAGACAACATATTTTATGAACCTGTCTTTGTCCATTCCAAATTGTTTACGAAGCAAATGAACCGACTTGGGTACCAGCACAGCAAAACTTGCTATCATAGGGAAAATGGTCCCAAGGCAGTCAAATGTGGTCCTCAAAAAAGCAAGCAGTATGTCAAATGCATTGTCTGATAGTGAACAAAATGAGGCCCAAAGGCATAAAAAAATCAGCATCCAACGAACAATGATTTCTGGATTTCCAGATACTCTTGAGGTTGGAAAAACAGACACTGAGGGCAACTGACATTGGGCTTGAGGAAAATCTTTGTCAACATCCTCGTCTGCTAAATCCCAAGCTTCAGTAAGAAAGTCTGGTTGTATCCTTTCATGGTAGATAAAATCATTCACATCTGTGTCACTATCACTGCAATTGATAGTGTCCCCTTGCAACAAATGGCAATCTTCTTCTTCAAGATTGTGTATTGGAACACCACTGGATTCTGTTGAGTGGATTGAACCAAACAACTATGACTTT contains:
- the LOC136901833 gene encoding uncharacterized protein; the protein is MASRTSRKRRFCQHCQEYVSGRTYREHYDLYFNKSSAQWQTIDSSDEEGSRRHEAHFDVLDDESFQSTSRLANDEFHCYDEDAPKTAPEESSGVPIHNLEEEDCHLLQGDTINCSDSDTDVNDFIYHERIQPDFLTEAWDLADEDVDKDFPQAQCQLPSVSVFPTSRVSGNPEIIVRWMLIFLCLWASFCSLSDNAFDILLAFLRTTFDCLGTIFPMIASFAVLVPKSVHLLRKQFGMDKDRFIKYVVCPKCHSLYNFEDCYEQLHGRRVTKKCEFVQFPHHRQIFRRTKCGEPLLKQVSLKSGETKLYPFKVYCYNSIVENLKQFLLRPGFEAKCEMWRRRDVPDGFLADVFDGRVWKEWQYVDGNPYLAAPRNYAFMLNVDWFQPFKHSLYSVGALYMVLMNLPRTERFKSENLFLVGVIPGPHEPKLNINTYLQPLVAELNVLWKDGVSIKPHGSTSTTLFHAALLCVGCDVPAARKVCGFTGHASSKGCSKCNKYFPGTVTTKIDFSGFDPCPVRNNFQHREQAEEILNQTSAGDCAGLEQKYGTRYTELMQLPYFDCVRFHIVDPMHNLFTGTAKHVLKNIWLDSDKPLIEKKDLLHIQDKLDMVKVPASVGRMPKKIRNSYGGFTADQWKSFTVLFSIYALWNILPKSDLELWRDFVMACSFLCSPILTETKAMLAHSHLLKFCKCFEEIYGKDKVTPNMHLHTHLLDCVLDYGPVYAFWLFSFERYNGILGDYGTNQRAVEIQLMRKFQSNQLIKDIPLPSLFRETFEPLLMKLSAKQSGTLQELFPDHCLPSKIIQTSLLSLGPVHRGDHWGHADLHYICCGPYSRHSLDVASLTNLKNCYAAIFDGLDEVSVTPHFDRYACCRFHGDLLGSTNSRGDRSAFILARWCSLGGSIDTSGSDLRPGVIDFFIKQNIKVNGQYVSCVVALVRWFQPHPSRHSLGAPVEVWCRCLFEPEGDASFIPVQRIHGKFIPAYDIVAEENVLVVCPLPRKLQC